One Gossypium raimondii isolate GPD5lz chromosome 3, ASM2569854v1, whole genome shotgun sequence genomic window carries:
- the LOC105793852 gene encoding small nuclear ribonucleoprotein SmD3b, with product MSRSLGIPVKLLHEASGHVVTVELKSGELYRGSMVECEDNWNCQLENITYTAKDGKVSQLEHVFIRGSKVRFMVIPDMLKNAPMFKRLDAKIKGKSSSLGVGRGRAVAMRAKAQAAGRGTTGGRGVVPSVRR from the exons ATGAGCCGGAGCTTGGGCATACCGGTGAAGCTACTGCACGAGGCATCCGGCCACGTGGTAACGGTGGAGCTTAAGAGCGGAGAGCTTTACAGAGGAAGCATGGTCGAATGCGAGGATAACTGGAATTGCCAGCTCGAGAACATCACCTACACCGCTAAA GATGGAAAGGTATCACAGCTTGAGCATGTTTTCATTCGAGGCAGTAAAGTCAG GTTTATGGTCATACCGGACATGTTGAAGAATGCTCCCATGTTCAAACGCCTCGATGCTAAAATCAAG GGTAAGAGCTCATCTCTAGGAGTTGGCAGAGGTAGAGCTGTTGCAATGAGAGCCAAA GCTCAAGCTGCCGGGCGTGGCACAACAGGTGGTAGAGGCGTTGTGCCTTCGGTTCGTAGGTAA